The window TGGTGCGAAGTGACATCTTCTTCCCCTTCATCTCGAGGCGCCGCGACAGCGCGGCGCCGATTCGACCGTAGGGGAGTCGATGTCTGACACACAAGAGGTTACATATCAGCAAAGCGTTCCGGTGGTGGATCTCAGCTACGCGTGCAGCGCGGTGTTGAGCTGGATGCCCTCGCCCGCGCGCTGCAGGGCCTCGACCGCGCCGGACAGGCTGTTGCGGCGGAACAGGACGTTCGGGGCGCCGGAGAGCTCCGCCGCCTTGACGGTCTTCGGCGTGCCGTCCGGGTTCGGGGCGGCGCCGACCAGGACGACCTTCGTGCCGGCCGTGACGTACAGGCCGGCCTCGATCACGGAGTCGTCGCCGAGCGAGATGCCGAGGCCCGCGTTCGCGCCGAGCAGTGCGCGGTCGCCGAGGGAGACCCGGTGCGTGCCACCGCCGGAGAGTGTGCCCATGATGGACGCCCCGCCGCCGATGTCGGTGCCGTGTCCGACGACGACGCCCTGCGAGACACGGCCCTCGATCATGGCGTCGCCGAGGGTGCCGGCGTTGAAGTTCACGAAGCCCTCGTGCATGACGGTCGTGCCCGGCGCCAGGTGCGCGCCGAGGCGGACGCGGTTGGCGTCGCCGATGCGGACGCGGTCGGGCACGACGTAGTCCAGCAGGCGTGGGAACTTGTCGATGGCGTGCACGGCGATGCCCGCGCGCTGCAGCGACGGGCGCAGTCGGGTCAGGGTTTCCGGGTGCACCGGCCCGGCGTTCGTCCACGCGACGATCGGCAGGAAGCCGAAAACCCCGTCGAGGTTGATGGTGGTCGGACGCACGTGCAGGTGGCTGAGCAGGTGCAGGCGCAGGTACGCGTCCTCGGTGCTGGTCGGTGCGGCGTCGATGGTGACCTCGGTGGTGACGGCCTCGATCCGGACCTCGCGGCGGGGGTCGTCGCCCACGTGCACCTGCAGTTCCGCGGGGAACTCCGCGTCGGTCGGCAGCGCGCCGAGGTGCGTCTCCGGGTACCAGGTGTCGAGCGTCGTGCCGTCGGCGGCGATCGTCGCGAGGCCGTGGCCCCAGGCGTGCGTCGGGCGGTCGGCGGCGGTCGGGTCGGTGGCAGCGGTCGTGTCGGTCACCGCACCAGGGTACCGACGCCCTGGACGGGAGCACCGGACCGACCGGACGGACGCTGCGGACCGGCACCGTGCCTCCCGGACCCCCGTGCCGTCGGCCAGCGCGACGCAAGCGGCGGCCGATAAGGTGACCGCATGCCGGAGCAGCTCGACCTCACCGCCTCGTCCATCGACATCACCCGTGCCATCTGCGACATCGAATCGGTGTCGGGGAACGAGCAGGCCCTCGCCGACGCGATCGAGGCGGTGCTCACGCCGCTGTCGCACCTCGAGGTGATCCGCGACGGTGACGCGATCGTGGCACGCACGAACTTCGGGCGCGAGCGCCGCGTCGTGATCGCCGGGCACATCGACACCGTGCCGCTCAACGACAACCTGCCGACGGAGTTCCGCACCGCCGAGGACGGCACCGAGATCCTCTGGGGTCGCGGCACCGTGGACATGAAGGCCGGCTGCGCGGTCCAGCTCAAGCTCGCGTACGACCTGGTCGAGCCCTCCGTCGACGTGACCTGGGTCTGGTACGACCACGAGGAGGTCAGCGACCTGCTGAACGGCCTCGGTCGTCTGGCCCGGACCCGTCCGGAGCTGCTGGCGGCCGACTTCGCGATCCTGGGGGAGCCGTCCGGCGCGCAGATCGAGGGTGGCTGCAACGGCAACCTCCGCGCCGAGATCCGCACGTTCGGCAAGCGCTCGCACAGCGCCCGCAGCTGGATCGGCGACAACGCGATCCACAAGACGGCACCGATCCTGGCGACCCTGGCCGCCTACGAGCCCCGCACCGTCACGGTCGACGGGCTCGAGTACCGCGAGGGCCTGAACGCCGTCGGCATCAGCGGCGGCATCGCGGGCAACATCATCCCGGACGAGGCGATGGTGCACGTGAACTACCGCTTCGCGCCCTCACGCTCCGCCGACGAGGCCGTCGCGCACATCCGCGAGCTCTTCGACGGGTACGAGGTCACGATCGTCGACCTCGCCGCCGGTGCCCGACCGGGCCTCGACGCCCCGCTCGCGCAGGACTTCGTGGCCGCGGTCGGCGGCCCGGAGCCCCGTCCGAAGTACGGCTGGACCGACGTCGCGCGCTTCTCGGCACTCGGCGTGCCCGCGGTCAACTACGGCCCCGGTGAACCCGTCTTCGCCCACCACGACGACGAGCAGGTCCCGGTCGCGCAGATCACCGCGGTCGAGGCCGGCCTCCGTCGGTGGCTGACGGCCTGACGACGGCCGGGGTCCCCCGGCCGACCCCTGCACGCACCCGCTGGCGAGCCCGGTACCGGGTCGTGCCGTGGTGGGTCCGCATCACGGTCGTCTACGTGCTCGCGCGGTTCGTCACCGGACTGATGATGCAGGCGTTCGCGAGCGTGCAAGCGGCGAACTCGTTCACCGTCCAGCACCCGGCGTACCTGTCGTTCGCGTCCATCTGGGACGGCGCCTGGTACCGCGTGATCGCGACCGGTGGCTACCCGTCGACCCTGCCCGTCGACGCGGCAGGGCACGTGACCGAGAACGCGTGGGCGTTCATGCCGGCGTACCCGTTCCTGGTGCGCGGCCTCATGCTGCTGACCGGTGCGTCGTTCGAACTCGTCGCGGTGTCGGTGTCCTTGCTCGCCGGACTCGGTGCTGCCCTCGTGTTCCGCCGCCTGATGGGGCGCTTCCTCGACCCGGCACGGGCGACCTTCGCCACCGTGCTGTTCTGCGTCGCGCCCGTGTCGGCGATGTTCCAGGTGGCGTACGCCGAGTCGATGGGGCTGTTCCTGCTGCTCGTCGCGCTCCTGCTCATGGTCGACCGGCGGTGGTGGACGATGCTGCCCGTCGTGCTGCTGCTCGGCATGACCCGGCCGACCGGACTCGCCTTCTCGTTGCTCGTCGTCCTGTTCGTCGGCGCATGGGCGATCCGGCCCGCGTGGGTGCGGTCGTCGGAGCCGCTCACCCTGCGCCGGCTCGTGCCGCCAGCCGTGGTCGCGGTGGTGTCCGGGTTGGTGGGCCTGGCGTGGCCGGCGATCGCCTGGGCCGTCACCGGGGTGCCGAAGGCGTACACCGACACCGAGCTCGCCTGGCGGTCGTCGTACATCGGGTGGCAGGAGCTCGTGCCGTTCGCGCCGTGGATCCAGGGCTTCGGCTGGTGGTTCCACCAGCCGGCCGGCGGGATCCTGCTGGCCGCCGTGGTCGTCGGCTTCGCGGCGTTCGTCTGCATGCCCGCGGCACGTCGGATCGGGATCGAGCTGCGGCTCTGGGGCATCGCCTACGTCGTGTACCTGCTCGCCGTGTTCTTCCCGCAGTCGAGCACGTGGCGGATCCTGGTGCCGATCGCCCCGCTGCTCGGCATCGTGGCGCTGCCGCGGTCACGCGTGTACCGGGTGGCCGTCGTGGTGGCCTTCGTCGGATTGCAGTGGGTCTGGCTGTACTCCTGCTGGTGGATCGACGGCTACGACTGGACCCCGCCGTGATCGGCGCGGCGCTCTCGCGCCTGGGCGCGGGCCAGGAGCCGTGCAGCGGGGCCGCTCCGCTCGCGCTTCGGCACGGTCGCTGACATCGGTTCCGGGTCACCCGGCCGCCAGTTCGCCGCCGCCACGACCATCGCGTTGACGGTGGCGATGAACGGCACGGCGAAGAACGCGCCGACGACCCCGGCGATCGTCGTGCCCGCGGTCACCCCGAGGACGACCCCGAGCGGGTGCACCTTCACGGCGGTGCCCGTCAGGAACGGGTGCAGCACGTGGCTCTCGAGCTGTTGCACCACGACCACGATCCCGAGCATCACCAGCGCCGGTACCCACCCGTTGAACACCAGGGCGATGAGCACCGCGACCGCACCGGCGACGATCGCGCCGACGACGGGGACGAACGCACCGAAGAACACGACGACGCCGATCGGGATCGCCAGGGGGATCTGCAGGGCGAGCGCGCCGATGGTCACGCCGAGGGCGTCGGTGACGGCGACCACCAGCTGGACACGGATGAAGCTCGTCAGGGTCTTCCAGCCGGCGTGCCCGGCGACGTCGATGCGCGCGCGGGCACGACGCGGGAAGAGCCGGACGACCCAGCCCCAGATGCGCGGACCGTCGATGAGCACGAACAGCGTCGTGAACACGACGATGAACAGCCCCTCCAGCACGTGCACGGCGCCGGTGCCGGCGGCCTGGAACCCGGACAGGATCGTCGAAGCGTGCGCCTGCAGGTAGTCGAAGCCGTTCGACACCCATCCGTCGACGTCCTTCGCCGTGATCCCGAACGGCTCGCTGTCGAGCAGGGTCCGGAGCGACTGCACGCTGTGGTGGAGTCGGCGTTCGAGGGACGGCAGGTCGGACCGCACCTGCTCGGTGACGAGCAGCGCGAGCCCGCCGAGTGCCAGCACCAGGGCCACCAGGCTCGACAGCACCGCCGTCCACTTCGGCCACCGGTGCCGCTGCAGGAACGACGACATCGGCATGAGCAGCGCGCAGACCAGCAGCGCGATGAGGAACGGCACCACGATGTCCTGCAGCAGCACGACCAGCGCCACGAGGACCGCGAGCCCGGCACCCACGACGAGGATGCGCCAGGTGAACGCCGCGCCGATCCGCAGGCCGGCGGGCACGGCGTCGTCGGACCGCGCGGACCGCGTGGCCCGCTCGGGTCGTCCGTTGGGGGACTGACGGCGCGTGGAGCGGATGTTCGGCATCCGCCAAGGTTACGAACGCAACCCGCGAAGAACCGCCGATCCGACACCCCCAACCTGGGCGGTTTCGCAGTTGCCCCATCAATACGAGATAATGAGCGGGCATGTACTGCACGAAAGGGGACATCTGATGGCAGCCATGAAGCCGAGGACCGGTGACGGGCCGATGGAGGCTGTTAAGGAGGGTCGACTCATCATCGTGCGGGTTCCGCTCGAAGGAGGAGGCCGCCTGGTCGTCTCGGTCAACGATGCCGAGGCCAAGGAACTCCACGACGCACTCGCTGAGGTCGTCTCGGCCTAGTAGTCGAAAGCACCAGAACGACGGGCCCGGAGCGTGTACGCGCCGGGCCCGTCGTCTGCGTCCGGCAGGATGGCCTCGTGCCGAGGACCCACATGCCGATCCGCCGCGTCGAGGAGTACCGCGACCCGGACCCGATGCCGCGTGACGTCTGGCCGGCGACGCTGCCCCCGGTGCGGCAGCTGCTCGACGAGGGGCTCGACCTCGACCCCGTGACGGTGTTCGTCGGCGACAACGGTGTCGGCAAGTCGACCCTGATCGAGGCCATCGCGCTCCGCTTCGGGATGTCACCGGAGGGCGGCTCCACCCTGGCGAACCACTCGACGCGCCCGTCCGAGTCGGACCTGTGGGAGCACATCGTCCTCCGCCGTGACTTCGGTGCGCCCCGCGGCGGCTTCTTCCTGCGCGCCGAGACCATGCACGGCTTCTTCACCTACCTCGAGGACCACCCGAACCACTCCCGCCCGGAGCCGGTGTTCCACGAACGCAGCCACGGGGAGGCGTTCCTCGACTTCGTCATCGACCGCGCGCAGTGGCCCGGACTCTGGATCCTCGACGAACCCGAGTCGGCGTTGTCCTTCTCCGGGTGCCTGACGCTCATCGCGCTGCTGCGGTCGATCGTCGACAGCGGGGTCGGACAGGTCGTGCTCTCGACGCACTCGCCGGTGTTGGCGGCGTTCCCGGGCGCGACGATCCACGAGGTCGGCGAGTGGGGGTTCCGGCGCACCGAGTGGGACGAGCTCGACCTGGTGCGCAACCAGCGCTCGTTCCTCGAATCACCCGAGCGGTACCTCCGGCACCTCGAGTGACCGACGGCGAGGGGGACGCAGCGTGCGCTACGCGGTGACCTTCGTCAGCTGCAGCAGCCCGTCGCCCGCCGGCGAGAGCGCACTCCGCACTGCGCCCGACGTCGACACCTCGGTGAGCAGCAGCCGGAAGTCGGTGGTCGCCCGGTCCCGCTTGACGGGGTCGGCCACGCGTCCGCGCCACAGTGCGTGCGGCACCAGGACGGTCCCGCCGAGGCGCGCGAGCCGCAGTCCGTGTTCGACGTACTCGATGACGTGCTCGGGGTCGGCGTCGACCAGGACGACGTCGTACGACGCCTCGTTCATCCGGGGAAGCACCTGGTTCGCGCGGCCCGGGATGAGCCGGATCCGGGCGGGAGCGGTGCCGGCGCTGATGTAGGCGTCGCGGGCGAACTGCTGGTGGTCGACCTCGACGTCGATCGTGGTCAGGGTCGCGTCCGGCGCGCCGCCGAGCAGGTACAGCCCGGAGACTCCCAGGCCCGTCCCGATCTCGATGATGCTCGTGGCTCGGGACGCTGCGGCGATGACGCCGATCTGCGCGCCGATCGCGGGCGAGATCGCCTCGACACCGAGCTCCAGGGAGTGCTCACGAGCGCGGGCGATCGCCTCGGACTCCGAGACGATGTCCTCGGCGAACTTCCAGTTCGACTCTTTCTCTGACACGCACACTCCGTTCGGATGACAACTCTAGGGGTGCATCCGAGCCGCACGGGTTAGGCTCGCTCACGTGAACATCCCGCTCGACAAGATCCTGATCATCGGGATCATTGCCGTGCTCTTGCTCGGGCCCCAGCGCCTGCCGATGTACGCCCAGAAACTGGCCGAGTTCGTAAAGGCCGTCCGCCGGTTCGCCGACACCGCGAAGGAGCGGATGCGAGACGAGATGGGCCCGGAGTTCGACGACATCGAGTGGCAGAAGCTCGACCCGCGACAGTACGACCCCCGCCGGATCATCCGCGATGCACTCCTCGACTCCGGCGGCGCCAGCAGTGCCGCCGCGGTCCAGACCGCGCAGGTGACCGCGTCCAAGGTGCGCGCGACGGCTCCCGTCGTGCCGCTGGCCGTGGGGGAAGCGCCACCCTTCGACGCGGAAGCGACCTGACGCCCGTCACGTGACCACGAGACGTACGGGAGGCCCGTGGCGGATCCGCCACGGGCCTCCCGTACTTCCGGTGGTCGTGTCGCGTCGTTCCTTCCCAAAGCCCTCGCGATGGAACGCGGAATCGGGCGTACCTGGTCGAAAGAATCGACCAGGTACGCCCGATTCGACCAGGTGAACCGGTCGAGCGTGGCTACCGCAGGTCGGCGAGGAACCGGTCCGTCCAGGCGAGCGCCGGTGCGCTCGGGACGGAGCTGCAGGTCGGCGATGCCGTGGTCGAGGCGCAGGGCGTGTCCCGGTCGAGCGACCAGGAGTGGATCCCGGCGAGGCCGTTCGCCTTCGCGTAGGTGGACAGGGTGTCGACGTCGGCGAGGGTGAAGACCTCGTCGGTGGTGTCGTTGACGCCGATCATCGGGGTGACCTCGATCTTCGACGACGCGATGCCGTACGTGTGCTGCAGGTTCGTGACGGCTTGGATCGCCGACTTGCCCATCTGGCAGGTGGAGCCGGAGAGCACGCAGTTCGCGGCGGTCGCGCGGCCGAAGTCCATCGTCATGAGGTTGATCGTGTAGTTCGTCAGGGTCGACGCCTTGATCGCCTTCACGGTGGCGTCGCCGGTGCTGTTCAGCCCGCCGTACGAGCCGTCGCTGGCGGCCAGGGTCGCGAGCGTGAACGAGAAGCGCATGCCCGGGTACTTCGCCTGGGCGAGGGCAGCGGCGCTCACCAGGTTCTGCACGTCCGCGGCGGACTGGCCGCTCTCGATGTCGAAGTCGACGCCGATCATGTGCGGGGTGGCGTACCGGGCGATGAAGCTCTGCAGCGCCGCGCCCGAGCACTTGAACGAACCGGCGGCTCCACCGGTGCTCACGATGTAGTCCACCCCGGCGGCATCGAGCTTCGGGATGTTCGCGTTCGCGAAGGCATCCGCCGCGACACCGCCCCAGTTCTCGCTGCCGCACGTGCCGGTCGCGAAGGCGAGGGTGATCGTCTTGAGACCGGGTTCGCGGGTGGACACGAGGCTGTTGCTCGAGCCGACGACCGGGATGCGGGTGCCGGTGACGGCGGTGTTCATCACGTTCGTGTTCCAGTCGAGGTTCACGGTGATGTCCTTGTACGGGCTGAACACCAGTCCCTTGGCGGTGCCGCCGCTCCCGCCCGTGCCCGGGGTCGTCGTTCCCCCACCGGGAGGCGTGGTGCCGCCGCCGGAACCGGTGCAGGCCCCGGCGGAGGTCCACGGCTGGCCGCTGCCCGTCGCCCCCGAGTGGGTTGCCGGGTCGTCGCCCTGCGTCCACCAGTTCGCGGTGTAGTTCGTTCCGTTCTCGCTGACGGTGGCTCCGCCGTTGTAGGCGGTGCCGGCGCTCCAGGTGGTCGCGCAGGTCGTCGCGGCGAGGGCTGGCGCTGCTGCGAGCGAGCCCCCGGCGACGATGACGGCGGCGACGGTGGCCACGAGGCCCGATCGCACGCGGGTGTTCTGGTTCACACGGTTCTCCTGTCCTCGGCCGGACGTCCTCGTCCGACGGGTGGAGCCCTGGCGGTCACATTCCGCAAGGGCATTGTGCAATGCCCTTGCATAATGCTCCGGGGTGGAACGACCTGTCCATGAACGAACGTACAGGCGTGCGTCAGGTGGACGGGCGAGTGCCCGAGTCGTCAGTCGCGGGTGGCGACGATCGTGTAGGTCAGGGGGATCCGGTCACGATCGACGTCCGGCCACGCCCACGAACCGTCGCCGGTGTCCTCCATGCGGGGACTGAAGCGCCAGGGCAGGGTGCGCCCTTCGTCCAGGCGGCGGAGTCGGAGTCCGGCGCCGAGCAGGGCGTTCACGATCTCGGACAGCGGGTGCGGCCACTCGAACGTCCGGGTGTTCGCGACGGAGCCGTCGCCGGCGTAGGTGCCGGCGTCGTCCCACTGCTGCGCGGTGCCGTCCGGGAAGTACCGGTACCGGGTGACGAGCTCGTCGGCGGACTCGTCCAGCGCGTAGAGCGCCGGGTGACCGTCTCGGATGAAGAACACCCCGCCCGGGCGCAGCAGGCCGGCGACCTGTGCGGCCCAGCGGTCGAGGTCGGGGAGCCAGGTGATCGTCCCGATGCTCGTGTAGACGACGTCGAAGTCGCCGGTGACCGCAGCGCGGGCGTCGAGCACGTCGGTCTCCACCCAGGTGACGTCGAGGCCGAGCCGCGTCGCGAGGCCGGCAGCGGACGCGAGTGCCGCGGGGGAGAAGTCGACCCCGGTGAGCCGGGCGCCCTCGCGGGCGAGCGACACGGTGTCGGTGCCGATGTGGCACTGCAGGTGGCAGACGTCGAGCCCGGCGAGCGATCCGTTCGGCAGCCAGGGCGTCAACACCGGCAGGTCGTCGCGCACGACGTCGGAGCGGTGCCTCGGGTCGGACAGTTCGTCGATCGCGTAGGCACCCTCGTGGATGGGGACCCGGTCGTCCCAGTTCGCCCGGTTCGTGTCGCGGGCGCGGTCCCAGTCGACGCTGACGTGATCCATGCTCATGGCAACGAGCCTAGGACAGCGACAGGCCGAGCTTCCGTCCGGCCAGTCCGCGCCCCATGGTCGTGATGCCGTCGGCGATCGCGGCGAGTGCGACGGCCGCGGGGTCCTCCGGCGCGGCGAGCACGACCGGCAGGCCGGTGTCCCCGCCCTCGCGCAACGGCACGGACAGCGGCACGCTGCCGAGCACCGGGACGGGGGCGTCCTGCCCACGGGACAGTCGGGCCGCGGTCTCGGCGCCGCCGCCCTCGCCGAACAGGTGCAGGACCGAGCCGTCGGGCTGCACGAGGCCCGCCATGTTCTCGATGACCCCGATCACCCGCTGGCCGGTCTGCCGAGCGACGATCCCGCTGCGCTCGGCGACGTCGGCCGCGGCGGCCTGGGGGGTCGTGACGACGAGGACCTCGGCGTGCGGGAGCAGCTGGCCGACCGAGATCGCGACGTCGCCGGTGCCGGGCGGCAGGTCGAGCAGCAGGACGTCCAGGTCACCGAAGAACACGTCGGTCAGGAACTGGTTCACGGTGCGGTGCAGCATCGGGCCACGCCAGGACACCGCGGTGGAGGCGTCGTCGACGAACATGCCGATCGACACGACCTTCACGTCGTGGGCGACGGGCGGCAGGATCATGCTGTCCACCCGGGTCGGACGCGGCGCGACGCCGTGTTCGTCGGTCAGTCCCATCAGCCCGGGGATGCTGAAGCCGTGCACGTCGACGTCGACGATCCCGACCCGCAGGCCCCGGCGGGCGAGTGCGACGGCGAGGTTGGCGGTGACCGTCGACTTGCCGACACCCCCCTTGCCGCTCGTGACGGCGATGACACGGGTGAGTGAGTCCGGGGTGAACTGGATGCCGTTCGGCCTGCCGGCGCGCAGGCGCTCGGTCAGTGCGGCACGCGTCGCGGGGGCCATCACCGAGACGTCGACGGTGACCGACGACACTCCGTCGACGGAACCCGCTGCGACGCGCACGTCGCGCTCGATGGTGTCGGCGGCGGGGCACCCCACGATCGTGAGCTGCAGGTCGACGCACACCGCGCCTCCTGGCTGCACGTCCACCCCGCGGATCATGTCGAGCTCCGTGACGGGCCGACGGATCTCCGGGTCGATCACGCGGCCGAGCGCAGCGAGGACCGCCGTGCCCAGCTGCTCGTCGGCGGCGGCCGCGTCAGCCACGGGTGGAGCTGCCGGGCTCGTTCGCGTACCCGGCGTCGTCGGCGTCGCGCCGGTCGAGTTCCTCGAGCAGGGATCGCAACTCGGCACGGATGAAGTCCTTCGACGCCATGTCGCGCATCGCCAGCCGGAGTGCGACGACCTCGCGTGCCAGGTACTCGGTGTCCGCCAGGTTCCGCTCGGCGCGCTGCCGGTCCTGCTCGAACTGCACGCGGTCGCGGTCGTCCTGCCGGTTCTGCGCGAGCAGGATGAGCGGCGCGGCGTACGAGGCCTGGAGCGACAGCACCAGGGTCAGTGCGGTGAAGCCGATCGCTGCCGAGTCGAACTGCCACGGCTTCGGCGCGAGGGTGTTGTAGCCCATCCAGACCACGCAGAACAGGGTGAGGCCGATGAGGAACCACGGCGTGCCCATGCCCCGTGCGATGCCCTCGGTCGCGCGACCGAACGTGTCACCGCGTCCGCCGCGGCGCCGGGTCGGGAGCACGCGCGTGCGCATGCCCTTGGGGGAGTCGAGGCGGACGTCGGAGCGCTCGCGATCGCGACGGTTCTCATCCGTTCGGGCCACGGGTGGTCCTCCTTCCCGTCGTCACGGGTGTCTTGCGCGGGCGTTGGCGTGGAAGCGGTGAGGGTTCCCCCTCGCCCTGACTTCGCCAGTCGTCCGGCAGGACGTGGTCGAGGACATCGTCGATCGTCACCACCCCGACGAGGCGGTGGGCGTCGTCGACCACGGGGACGGACAGCAGGTTGTAGGTCGCCATCACGCGGGTGACCTCGGCGGCGCTCGCGTCGACCCGGACCGGTTCGGTCTGCTGGTCGATGAGCGTGCCGAGCCGTTCGTTCGGCGGGTAGCGGAGCATGCGCTGGAAGTGCACCAGCCCGAGGAACCGGCCGGTCGGCGGCTCGTACGGCGGCAGCGTGACGCACACCGCGGCACCGAGCACCGGGGCGAGGTCGTGGCGGCGGACGAGCGCGAGTCCCTCGGCGACGGTCGCGTCGGCGGAGACGATGACGGGCTCGGTGGTCATCAGACCACCGGCGGTGTCCGGCTCGTACTCCAGGAGCATGCGGACGTCCTGCGCCTCCTCCGGCTCCATGAGCTGCAGGAGCGCCTCGCTCCGTTCGTCGGAGAACTGCGCGAGCACGTCGGCGGCGTCGTCGGGCTGCATCTGGTCGAGCACGTCTGCCGCGCGGGCGTCCTCGAGCCGCGACAGGATCTCGACGCGCTCCTGGTCGGGCATCTCCTCGAGCACGTCGGCGAGCCGGTCGTCCGGGAGTTCCTCGGCGACCTCGAACCGGCGTTCCTCCGGCAGGTCGAGCAGGGTGCTCGCCAGGTCGGCGGGCACGAGGTCGGAGTACGCGGCGATGACGTGCTCGGCGGACTG of the Curtobacterium sp. TC1 genome contains:
- the dapD gene encoding 2,3,4,5-tetrahydropyridine-2,6-dicarboxylate N-succinyltransferase, giving the protein MTDTTAATDPTAADRPTHAWGHGLATIAADGTTLDTWYPETHLGALPTDAEFPAELQVHVGDDPRREVRIEAVTTEVTIDAAPTSTEDAYLRLHLLSHLHVRPTTINLDGVFGFLPIVAWTNAGPVHPETLTRLRPSLQRAGIAVHAIDKFPRLLDYVVPDRVRIGDANRVRLGAHLAPGTTVMHEGFVNFNAGTLGDAMIEGRVSQGVVVGHGTDIGGGASIMGTLSGGGTHRVSLGDRALLGANAGLGISLGDDSVIEAGLYVTAGTKVVLVGAAPNPDGTPKTVKAAELSGAPNVLFRRNSLSGAVEALQRAGEGIQLNTALHA
- the dapE gene encoding succinyl-diaminopimelate desuccinylase, whose amino-acid sequence is MPEQLDLTASSIDITRAICDIESVSGNEQALADAIEAVLTPLSHLEVIRDGDAIVARTNFGRERRVVIAGHIDTVPLNDNLPTEFRTAEDGTEILWGRGTVDMKAGCAVQLKLAYDLVEPSVDVTWVWYDHEEVSDLLNGLGRLARTRPELLAADFAILGEPSGAQIEGGCNGNLRAEIRTFGKRSHSARSWIGDNAIHKTAPILATLAAYEPRTVTVDGLEYREGLNAVGISGGIAGNIIPDEAMVHVNYRFAPSRSADEAVAHIRELFDGYEVTIVDLAAGARPGLDAPLAQDFVAAVGGPEPRPKYGWTDVARFSALGVPAVNYGPGEPVFAHHDDEQVPVAQITAVEAGLRRWLTA
- a CDS encoding AI-2E family transporter, which translates into the protein MPNIRSTRRQSPNGRPERATRSARSDDAVPAGLRIGAAFTWRILVVGAGLAVLVALVVLLQDIVVPFLIALLVCALLMPMSSFLQRHRWPKWTAVLSSLVALVLALGGLALLVTEQVRSDLPSLERRLHHSVQSLRTLLDSEPFGITAKDVDGWVSNGFDYLQAHASTILSGFQAAGTGAVHVLEGLFIVVFTTLFVLIDGPRIWGWVVRLFPRRARARIDVAGHAGWKTLTSFIRVQLVVAVTDALGVTIGALALQIPLAIPIGVVVFFGAFVPVVGAIVAGAVAVLIALVFNGWVPALVMLGIVVVVQQLESHVLHPFLTGTAVKVHPLGVVLGVTAGTTIAGVVGAFFAVPFIATVNAMVVAAANWRPGDPEPMSATVPKRERSGPAARLLARAQARERRADHGGVQS
- a CDS encoding DUF3117 domain-containing protein, whose product is MAAMKPRTGDGPMEAVKEGRLIIVRVPLEGGGRLVVSVNDAEAKELHDALAEVVSA
- a CDS encoding AAA family ATPase, which encodes MPRTHMPIRRVEEYRDPDPMPRDVWPATLPPVRQLLDEGLDLDPVTVFVGDNGVGKSTLIEAIALRFGMSPEGGSTLANHSTRPSESDLWEHIVLRRDFGAPRGGFFLRAETMHGFFTYLEDHPNHSRPEPVFHERSHGEAFLDFVIDRAQWPGLWILDEPESALSFSGCLTLIALLRSIVDSGVGQVVLSTHSPVLAAFPGATIHEVGEWGFRRTEWDELDLVRNQRSFLESPERYLRHLE
- a CDS encoding O-methyltransferase, producing the protein MSEKESNWKFAEDIVSESEAIARAREHSLELGVEAISPAIGAQIGVIAAASRATSIIEIGTGLGVSGLYLLGGAPDATLTTIDVEVDHQQFARDAYISAGTAPARIRLIPGRANQVLPRMNEASYDVVLVDADPEHVIEYVEHGLRLARLGGTVLVPHALWRGRVADPVKRDRATTDFRLLLTEVSTSGAVRSALSPAGDGLLQLTKVTA
- a CDS encoding twin-arginine translocase TatA/TatE family subunit, with product MNIPLDKILIIGIIAVLLLGPQRLPMYAQKLAEFVKAVRRFADTAKERMRDEMGPEFDDIEWQKLDPRQYDPRRIIRDALLDSGGASSAAAVQTAQVTASKVRATAPVVPLAVGEAPPFDAEAT
- a CDS encoding carbohydrate-binding protein — protein: MNQNTRVRSGLVATVAAVIVAGGSLAAAPALAATTCATTWSAGTAYNGGATVSENGTNYTANWWTQGDDPATHSGATGSGQPWTSAGACTGSGGGTTPPGGGTTTPGTGGSGGTAKGLVFSPYKDITVNLDWNTNVMNTAVTGTRIPVVGSSNSLVSTREPGLKTITLAFATGTCGSENWGGVAADAFANANIPKLDAAGVDYIVSTGGAAGSFKCSGAALQSFIARYATPHMIGVDFDIESGQSAADVQNLVSAAALAQAKYPGMRFSFTLATLAASDGSYGGLNSTGDATVKAIKASTLTNYTINLMTMDFGRATAANCVLSGSTCQMGKSAIQAVTNLQHTYGIASSKIEVTPMIGVNDTTDEVFTLADVDTLSTYAKANGLAGIHSWSLDRDTPCASTTASPTCSSVPSAPALAWTDRFLADLR
- a CDS encoding class I SAM-dependent methyltransferase, which encodes MSMDHVSVDWDRARDTNRANWDDRVPIHEGAYAIDELSDPRHRSDVVRDDLPVLTPWLPNGSLAGLDVCHLQCHIGTDTVSLAREGARLTGVDFSPAALASAAGLATRLGLDVTWVETDVLDARAAVTGDFDVVYTSIGTITWLPDLDRWAAQVAGLLRPGGVFFIRDGHPALYALDESADELVTRYRYFPDGTAQQWDDAGTYAGDGSVANTRTFEWPHPLSEIVNALLGAGLRLRRLDEGRTLPWRFSPRMEDTGDGSWAWPDVDRDRIPLTYTIVATRD
- a CDS encoding Mrp/NBP35 family ATP-binding protein produces the protein MADAAAADEQLGTAVLAALGRVIDPEIRRPVTELDMIRGVDVQPGGAVCVDLQLTIVGCPAADTIERDVRVAAGSVDGVSSVTVDVSVMAPATRAALTERLRAGRPNGIQFTPDSLTRVIAVTSGKGGVGKSTVTANLAVALARRGLRVGIVDVDVHGFSIPGLMGLTDEHGVAPRPTRVDSMILPPVAHDVKVVSIGMFVDDASTAVSWRGPMLHRTVNQFLTDVFFGDLDVLLLDLPPGTGDVAISVGQLLPHAEVLVVTTPQAAAADVAERSGIVARQTGQRVIGVIENMAGLVQPDGSVLHLFGEGGGAETAARLSRGQDAPVPVLGSVPLSVPLREGGDTGLPVVLAAPEDPAAVALAAIADGITTMGRGLAGRKLGLSLS
- a CDS encoding DUF1003 domain-containing protein, with amino-acid sequence MRTRVLPTRRRGGRGDTFGRATEGIARGMGTPWFLIGLTLFCVVWMGYNTLAPKPWQFDSAAIGFTALTLVLSLQASYAAPLILLAQNRQDDRDRVQFEQDRQRAERNLADTEYLAREVVALRLAMRDMASKDFIRAELRSLLEELDRRDADDAGYANEPGSSTRG